The genomic stretch AATCAAATAATTTGACCTGTCCCAGAAGAGCCCTCGATACAGAAATAGACTTTAGCTTTAAAATGGTGGAGCCGATCGGGATCGAACCGACGACCTCCACGTTGCGAACGTGGCGCTCTCCCAACTGAGCTACGGCCCCATTAATTAAAATCGACATTCCGCACCAATTGAGGGTGCAAAGTGGCGGGATAATGTTGATAGGGAGCTTGACTGTCAAGGCCGTGTTCATGGGCTTGCGTCTGCTGGGGACGGAAGCTAGGTTTAGCACCGGTTAAGATAAAAGTTACGGATTGTTATATGGATGTCATAGCGGTACCTCTTCTCCGGCTTTTGCTGGGCCTTATCGACCTTTATATGTGGATTGTGATCATCTCTGTGATCATGAGCTGGCTTGTCACGTTTAATGTGATCAACTCATCGAACAAATTCGTATATTTGGTGTTGGATTTAACCTATCGTGCCACTGAGCCTGCCCTAGCAAAAATTCGGCGATTTATGCCAAACTTAGGGGGCTTGGATTTATCCCCGGTGGTGCTGATCTTCATCCTGATCTTTATTAAGGATATGCTATTTCGGGTTCTTCTGCGGTTTATGTAAATAGCCATGCCTGTCCGCGAAGAAGCTGGGGGGATCAAGATAACTATCAGATTAACGCCGAAAGCATCTGCTAACCGGATCATCGGTGTGCGCACCACTTCTGATGGTAGTCAGGTGCTGAACGCATCGGTGACAGCGGTCCCTGAAAAGGGAAAAGCCAACACTGCATTATTGAAGTTACTTGCCAAGACATGGGGAATTCCCAAAACGGCGATGAGCATTCGGGCAGGCAGCAAAAATCGCCGAAAAACCGTTTTTATAGAAACCACCGACGCGGAAGTTTTAACCCGCATACAAAAGTGTATCGAACAGGAGCCAAATGGCTGACGCAAGACTCATCGACGGAAAGGCCTTTGCCGCAAATATCCGCAAAGCTGTGGCAGAAAAGGTTGTTGGGCTTTGGGAAAACCACGGACTAACCCCTAAGCTGGCGGTCGTCTTGGTTGGCGAAGACCCCGCCAGCGCTATCTATGTGCGCAATAAGGACAAGGCTTTAAGTGACGCGGGCATGGAATCCCAGCAGTACACCCTGCTCGCGGAAACAACTGAAGAGGAATTGCTGGCCCTGATCGCCCAATTGAACGCGAACCCAGGCATTCACGGTATTTTAGTCCAACTGCCCCTGCCCGACCCTATTTCCGTCGATACAGTGATTAACGCCATCGACCCGGAGAAAGATGTCGATGGTTTTAACGTGATTAACGTGGGGCGACGCGTCGCAGGGATCGAACCTGCTGTCACGCCCTGCACGCCGCTTGGATGTTTGCTGATGTTGAAAGACGTTTTAGGCGATTTGTCGGGGAAGCGGGCGCTGGTCGTTGGACGTTCGGGTATCGTCGGAAAGCCGATGGCGGCGTTATTGACGAACGAAAATTGTACCGTAACCGTCGCGCATTCCAGGACTCAGGATCTCGCGGAAGAATGCCGACGGGCGGATATCATAATTGCGGCCATTGGTCGGCCCAAAATGATCAAAGGTGACTGGATCAAACCGGGCGCGGCAGTCATCGACGTGGGAATTAACAGGATCGAAACCGACGACGGAAAAACCCGTCTGGTCGGTGATGTGGATTTTGCGGAGGCGGTAAAGGTAGCAGGGGCAATTACCCCTGTCCCAGGGGGAGTCGGGCCGGTGACAATAGCTTGCCTGTTGCGAAATACCCTAGATGCCGCCTGTCGCCAGACCGGATTTGACGTTTAGCTACTCTTTAAAACGATCAAACACCCGGCCAAAGCGCCAGCGCTTGAACATGACGTCTTTATAGATACCTGACTTGTAGAACGGATCACCCTCCAACAATTTCCGACCAGCGTCCAAGTCGGGCAGGTCCAGCAGCCAGATACTGCCGACGGATTCGGTTCCCTCGTCATTAAGAAGCGGGCCACGCGTCATGACCATATTGCCATGTTCCTCTAGATAGGCTTCATGCGCGTCGCGGTTTTTAATGCGCTTTGCCATTCCCCCCGGATGATCGAGCCCATAAAATAATGCCTGAATGTTGCCCTCTGTGCGCGGACAATCGCGCCAGCTGTGTGGCACTGAGCCCTTCCAGCGGTGGATGCTCCAACGTTTCTGTATGCCGCCTGTAACGTAGGGTTCGTCTTCAATGTGTTTGACGGCCGCCGCGTGGTCAGGAAGATCAAGGATTCGGAAACTGCCCAAATCCTCCGTTTCATCATCGTCTGTAAAAGGGCCCGCGAAGAGGGTCTGATCATCAAAATTTTTCAAATAAGACAAATGCGCGGTTCTGTGCACGTCCCGCAAAGCGGCCGAGCCAGGTTCGTCGTGAACTAAAAAAGAAAAATGCATGGTCTCTCCGGCTCGAAAGTTCTAGATGAATAAATTCTTATTAAACCAGGAACTTGTTTAAGGGGCGTACCTATGTGTCGTCAAGTCGGGTGGGTACTCCTCTCGTAATTTTGTAATACCTCACGGGCTAATGTTTAACCGATACAGCAGTATCCTATTATTATATGTATCGGCAATCCAGACTCGATCCCCTTTTACATCCACACCTTCCGGTTTCCTTAATTGATTGACCCCCGTGCCAGCGGTTCCCGTGCCGATGGTATGAATCAGGCGGTATTGGTGATCGAAAACCTTGACCTTATTATTGTATTCATCGGCAACCCAGAGCCAGCCTCTCGCATCAAAGGCGATATATTTGGGTTCGTTGAAGTCATAACCCGGTCCTCCGAGAATACGTTCCAATTTCAAGTTCTTATCGAGAATTTTAATCCGCGCATTACCTGAATCGACTACGAAGACCTTACCGTCGGCTCGGGCTTCTATATCGTGGGGACGTGTGAACTCATCAATACTGCGCGTGGTATTTTCGCCCGCCTTCATGATGGGCTTACCATTTCGATAGGCAATGACTGTTCCGCCGCCGGTATCAGTCGCATAAATCAAGCCATTTGGTCCCGGCGTCACCCCTTCGGGGCTGGTCAGGCCCTTGCCGAATGTGGCTATTTTCTTCCCCGTGTTACCGGATAACTGAAAAACGACAATTCGGTCATTGCCGCTGTCGGCGACCATCAGGCGCCCTTGGGAATCAAAGGAAACATCGTGCGGGCTGTCTAAGTCTTTGTCGCCAATAACACCGATTGTCTTCAGGGAATTCGGGTCCAACACCTTAACCGCATTGTTGTCGAGGTCGGCCACATACAGTCGCGTGCCGTCTGGCGAT from Rhodospirillaceae bacterium encodes the following:
- a CDS encoding YggT family protein, producing MDVIAVPLLRLLLGLIDLYMWIVIISVIMSWLVTFNVINSSNKFVYLVLDLTYRATEPALAKIRRFMPNLGGLDLSPVVLIFILIFIKDMLFRVLLRFM
- a CDS encoding DUF167 domain-containing protein — encoded protein: MPVREEAGGIKITIRLTPKASANRIIGVRTTSDGSQVLNASVTAVPEKGKANTALLKLLAKTWGIPKTAMSIRAGSKNRRKTVFIETTDAEVLTRIQKCIEQEPNG
- the folD gene encoding bifunctional methylenetetrahydrofolate dehydrogenase/methenyltetrahydrofolate cyclohydrolase FolD, translated to MADARLIDGKAFAANIRKAVAEKVVGLWENHGLTPKLAVVLVGEDPASAIYVRNKDKALSDAGMESQQYTLLAETTEEELLALIAQLNANPGIHGILVQLPLPDPISVDTVINAIDPEKDVDGFNVINVGRRVAGIEPAVTPCTPLGCLLMLKDVLGDLSGKRALVVGRSGIVGKPMAALLTNENCTVTVAHSRTQDLAEECRRADIIIAAIGRPKMIKGDWIKPGAAVIDVGINRIETDDGKTRLVGDVDFAEAVKVAGAITPVPGGVGPVTIACLLRNTLDAACRQTGFDV